From Pseudomonas sp. G2-4:
TTCTTGCGCTCCATCACGTGGTCGGAAAATTCGTTGCCTACCGCAAAGCCCAGGCGATAGGGCTTGCCGTCGTGGCCGATGACATACAGGCCGCTGATTTCCGGCTCTTCGCCGGCGTCTTCGGCAAAGGGCGGCAGCGGGAATGGATGGCCCGGACGGACCACGATGCTACCGTCACCCTTGTAGAACCATTCCGGTTGCACGCCGGCCTGCCCGGACTGGGGCTTACCGCCCTCCACGCCCCATTTGAAGATGCGCATGGTGTCGGTCATGGCGCTTTCGTCGCCTGCCTGCTGGTGCATCTTGTCCCGGGCCGAGGCGCTGCCCAAGTGGGTCAGGCCGGTGCCGCTGACCAACAGGTGCGCCGGGTCCGGGTGGTCCAGCGGGGGCAGGATGCGCAGCTCACTGAGCAACCGGGCGTAGTCATGGCCGGCGCCCAGGCCCAGGCTGTTGACCTGCTCTTCAAGCTTCACGCCCGCCTCGATGGCCGCCAGCGCCAAGTCGCGCACGCTACCGGCACCCTGCACTTCCCGCACCTGGTCGCCGTCAACCACACCGACGCGGCGTTCGCCGTTAGGCAATTCGAACTGAACTAAACGCATGGATTTTCTCCTGTGAAACAAAACATGAATATGCAGTGAACTGTGGGGCCCTCTTGCAAGCTCTTGTGGCGAGGGAGCTTGCTCCCGCTCGACTGCGCAGCAGTCGCAAACCAGGCGATTGTGTTTTGCCTGAATAAACTCGGCGCCTGATATTGGGGGGCGCTTCGCACCCCAGCGGGAGCAAGCTCCCTCGCCACAAGAGCGCGCTCGCCGTGACCTCAGGTACGCGTCGCCCCCCGGGCGCTGGCCGCGAATTGATCCGCCGGCAGCACATGCTTGCGCTCCAGCAACCGATACACCACGCCAGTCAACACCAAGCCAAACACCATCACGCAGGACAGGAAATACAGCCCCGAGGCCAGATTGCCGGTGTACTCCTTCAACGCACCGATCACGAACGGCCCGATGTAGCCACCCAGGTTGCCCACCGAGTTGATCAGCGCAATACCCGCCGCCGCACTGGCGCCGGCAAAGAAACGCCCCGGTAAGGTCCAGAACACCGCCGTGCAGGAAAACAATGCGAACGCCACCAGGCACAGCGCCGCCAGTTGCAACACCGGCACCGACAGCCAGGCACTGAGGAACAGGCCAATGGCACCCAATACATAAAGCACGGCCAGATGACCGTAACGATCATTCAAGCGATCGGAGCTGCGAGGAATGATCAACAAACCGATGATGCCGAAGATGTACGGCACCGACGACACGAAACCGGTCACCAGGTCGCTGCCACCGAACTGTTTGATCAGCGTCGGCAACCATAGGCCCAGGCCGTAGATACTCAAAGTGACAGGCAGGTAGAACAGCGCCAGCAGCAGGACGCGTTTGTCCTTCAGGGCATGCAGCGGATTGCCGTGGCGGGTCTGGCCGTATTCCTGCAAATCCTTTTTCAGCTCACCGGTCAGCCAGTCCTTCTCGGCCTGGTCCATCCACTTGACCTGTTGTGGGCCATCGGGCAGGTAACGCAGCACCGGCCAGGTCAACAGTACCGCCGGCAGGCCGATGACGATGAACAACCATTGCCAGCCGTGCAGGCCCAGCACGCCGTCCATGCCCAACAAGCCGCCGGACACCGGGCCGGTGATCATCATGGCGATCGGTTGGGAAAGAATGAACAGGCCGAGGATCTTGCCGCGATGGCGTACCGGGAACCACTGGGTGATGTAGTACAGCACACCAGGGAAAAAACCGGCCTCGGCCGCGCCGAGCAAAAAGCGCATGACATAGAAACTGTGAGGACCCTGCACGAAGGCCATACCGATGGTGATGGCGCCCCAGGTGATCATGATCCGGGCGAACCAGCGCCGGGCGCCGTAGCGTTCCAACATCAAGTTGCTGGGGATCTCCAGCAGGAAATAACCAATGAAAAACAGACCTGCGCCCAAGCCGTAGGCGGCATCACCGATGCCAAGGTCGGCCCCCATGTGCAGCTTGGCGAAACCCACGGCAGAGCGGTCCACATAGGCAATCAGGTATAGCAGGATCAGGAAAGGAATCAGTTTCAGCGTGATGCGACGAATAAGCCGCAATTCCTGGCTCATGGGACCGGTCTCCGATTGTTGTTGTTATAGAACCTCGGGGGATTTCTCTCGCCAATGACAGCCAGGACAATCCCTCCGTTGAATCGGACTATATAGTAATACTATTTACCCAACAACACTTCCAAACGGCGTAAATTGCGCTTATGTTACGCTCACGCCAGAACAATATAGTCATACAATAAGAGAATCGATCATGTCTGATAAGAAACCCTCCCTGCGCTCGGCCCAATGGTTTGGCACCGCCGACAAAAACGGCTTCATGTACCGCAGCTGGATGAAAAATCAGGGCATCGCCGACCATCAGTTCCACGGCAAGCCGATCATCGGCATCTGCAACACCTGGTCGGAGCTGACGCCGTGCAACGCGCATTTCCGGCAGATCGCCGAACACGTCAAGCGCGGCGTGATCGAGGCCGGGGGCTTCCCGGTGGAATTCCCGGTGTTCTCCAACGGCGAATCGAACCTGCGCCCCACCGCCATGCTGACCCGCAACCTGGCGAGCATGGACGTGGAGGAGGCAATTCGCGGCAACCCGATTGACGGCGTGGTGCTGCTCACCGGTTGCGACAAGACCACCCCCGCCCTGCTGATGGGCGCCGCCAGTTGCGACGTGCCGGCCATCGTCGTCACCGGCGGGCCGATGCTCAACGGTAAGCACAAAGGCCAGGACATCGGCTCGGGTACAGTGGTCTGGCAATTGAGCGAGCAGGTCAAGGCCGGCACCATCACCATTGACGACTTCCTCGCGGCCGAGGGCGGCATGTCCCGCTCGGCCGGCACCTGCAACACCATGGGCACCGCCTCGACCATGGCCTGCATGGCCGAAGCCCTCGGCACCTCCCTGCCGCACAACGCCGCCATTCCGGCGGTGGATGCTCGCCGCTATGTGCTGGCCCATATGTCCGGCATGCGCGCCGTCGAGATGGTCCGCGATGACCTCAAGCTGTCGAAGATCCTCACCAAGGAAGCGTTCGAAAACGCCATCCGGGTCAACGCGGCCATCGGCGGCTCGACCAACGCGGTGATCCACCTCAAGGCCATCGCCGGACGCATCGGCGTGCAACTGGACCTGGACGACTGGACCCGTATCGGTCGCGGCATGCCGACCATCGTCGACCTGCAACCGTCCGGGCGCTTCCTGATGGAAGAGTTCTACTATGCCGGCGGCCTGCCCGCCGTACTGCGGCGTCTCGGCGAAGCCAACCTGATCCCTCACCCGAATGCCCTGACGGTTAACGGCAAGAGCATCGGCGAGAACACCAAGGACGCACCGATCTACGGCCAGGACGAAGTCATCCGCACCCTGGACAATCCGATCCGCGCCGACGGCGGTATCTGCGTACTGCGCGGCAACCTGGCGCCACTGGGCGCGGTGCTCAAGCCTTCCGCCGCCACCGCAGAACTGATGCAGCATCGCGGGCGCGCGGTGGTGTTCGAGAACTTCGACATGTACAAGGCCCGCATCAACGATCCGGAACTGGATGTGGACGCCAACTCGATCCTGGTGATGAAGAACTGCGGGCCCAAGGGTTACCCAGGCATGGCCGAAGTCGGCAACATGGGCTTGCCGGCCAAGCTGCTGGCCCAGGGCGTGACCGACATGGTGCGGATTTCCGATGCGCGCATGAGCGGCACCGCCTACGGCACCGTGGTCCTGCACGTGGCGCCGGAAGCCGCCGCCGGCGGGCCTCTGGCCGCGGTGAAGGAAGGAGACTGGATCGAGCTCGATTGCGCCAGCGGTCGCCTGCACCTGGACATCCCGGACGCCGAACTCGCCGCCCGCCTGGCCGACATCGTCCCCCCGCAGCAACTGCTGGTGGGCGGCTACCGTCAGTTGTACATCGACCATGTGCTGCAGGCAGACCAGGGCTGTGACTTCGATTTCCTGGTCGGTTGCCGCGGGGCCGAGGTGCCGCGTCACTCTCACTAAGCCCCTCCATCCCCTGTGGGAGCGAGCTTTTGTGGGAGCTGAGCTTGCTCGCGATAGCGGTGTAACAGACAACATCCAAAGTTAGCTATCACACCGACTGTGGCGAGGGAGCTTGCTCCCGCTGGACTGCGAAGCAGGCCCCTCGGCGGTCGCTGCGCAACCGAGCGGGAGCAAGCTCCCTCGCCACAAGGTCACCAGGCCCAAGGGTTTGGCCTGATGAATATCCGCCGCGCCTGCTATCATGCGCAGCACCCCCTCGCACAGGATCGCGCCGCATCCCATGGATTACCGTAAACCCTCCGACCGCAAGAGCATGCACGCGCGCATCGTCCAGGAATTGGGCATGCAGATCGTCTCAGGGCGTTTCAAGCCGGACGATAAACTGCCCGCTGAAGCCTTGTTGTGCGAGGAATACGCCGTCAGCCGTCCGGTGCTGCGCGAAGCCACGCGCGTGCTGGTGGCCAAGGGTCTGGTGTATTCGCGGCCGCGCGTGGGTACGGTGGTCAAGG
This genomic window contains:
- the araD1 gene encoding AraD1 family protein; protein product: MRLVQFELPNGERRVGVVDGDQVREVQGAGSVRDLALAAIEAGVKLEEQVNSLGLGAGHDYARLLSELRILPPLDHPDPAHLLVSGTGLTHLGSASARDKMHQQAGDESAMTDTMRIFKWGVEGGKPQSGQAGVQPEWFYKGDGSIVVRPGHPFPLPPFAEDAGEEPEISGLYVIGHDGKPYRLGFAVGNEFSDHVMERKNYLYLAHSKLRSCSFGPELRVGELPQHLSGTSRILRNGEVLWQNEFLSGEANMCHSLENLEFHHFKYSQFLRPGDVHVHFFGTATLSFADGVRTQPGDVFEISQAEFGAPLVNGIAPVDAVFNPGTIGTL
- a CDS encoding MFS transporter, which gives rise to MSQELRLIRRITLKLIPFLILLYLIAYVDRSAVGFAKLHMGADLGIGDAAYGLGAGLFFIGYFLLEIPSNLMLERYGARRWFARIMITWGAITIGMAFVQGPHSFYVMRFLLGAAEAGFFPGVLYYITQWFPVRHRGKILGLFILSQPIAMMITGPVSGGLLGMDGVLGLHGWQWLFIVIGLPAVLLTWPVLRYLPDGPQQVKWMDQAEKDWLTGELKKDLQEYGQTRHGNPLHALKDKRVLLLALFYLPVTLSIYGLGLWLPTLIKQFGGSDLVTGFVSSVPYIFGIIGLLIIPRSSDRLNDRYGHLAVLYVLGAIGLFLSAWLSVPVLQLAALCLVAFALFSCTAVFWTLPGRFFAGASAAAGIALINSVGNLGGYIGPFVIGALKEYTGNLASGLYFLSCVMVFGLVLTGVVYRLLERKHVLPADQFAASARGATRT
- a CDS encoding IlvD/Edd family dehydratase, which encodes MSDKKPSLRSAQWFGTADKNGFMYRSWMKNQGIADHQFHGKPIIGICNTWSELTPCNAHFRQIAEHVKRGVIEAGGFPVEFPVFSNGESNLRPTAMLTRNLASMDVEEAIRGNPIDGVVLLTGCDKTTPALLMGAASCDVPAIVVTGGPMLNGKHKGQDIGSGTVVWQLSEQVKAGTITIDDFLAAEGGMSRSAGTCNTMGTASTMACMAEALGTSLPHNAAIPAVDARRYVLAHMSGMRAVEMVRDDLKLSKILTKEAFENAIRVNAAIGGSTNAVIHLKAIAGRIGVQLDLDDWTRIGRGMPTIVDLQPSGRFLMEEFYYAGGLPAVLRRLGEANLIPHPNALTVNGKSIGENTKDAPIYGQDEVIRTLDNPIRADGGICVLRGNLAPLGAVLKPSAATAELMQHRGRAVVFENFDMYKARINDPELDVDANSILVMKNCGPKGYPGMAEVGNMGLPAKLLAQGVTDMVRISDARMSGTAYGTVVLHVAPEAAAGGPLAAVKEGDWIELDCASGRLHLDIPDAELAARLADIVPPQQLLVGGYRQLYIDHVLQADQGCDFDFLVGCRGAEVPRHSH